The Paeniglutamicibacter sulfureus genome includes a region encoding these proteins:
- a CDS encoding long-chain-fatty-acid--CoA ligase produces MENTAAHPWTKNYQPGVPAEIELPTESLSAMFERSVAEAGDSPATEFFGKRTSYRELGEQVERAAEGLRRLGVRAGDRVALILPNCPQHVIAFYAVLRLGAVVVEHNPLYTSRELRHQFEDHQARVVIAWDKAAESVRQFPKDMRIDTVVSVNLLEAFPAVKRMALNLPVKKLRASKAALTAPAPGTMAFKDLLKAERIDAAHPRPGVEDLAVIQYTSGTTGRPKGAMLTHFNLYSNALQGEAWMAGARERQEILYAILPMFHAFGMTLYLTFGVKKQGLLVLFPKFDPDLVLQAMKKSPATVYCAVPPIYERTAMAAKAKGVSLRSAKYCISGAMNLPDSVVELWESVSGGLLVEGYGMTESSPVALGNPFHPTRRTGTIGVPFPSTGMKVVDLDDPSIEVAQGEPGELLLKGPQVFAGYWNNPEETAKTLTADGWLRTGDVVTVDAEGFTTIVDRAKELIITGGFNVSPTEVESVLRAHPDVRDAAAFGKALERGREMVVAAVELEPGTELDEEGLREHCRGQLAGYKVPKRIVAIEAMPRSMLGKILRKQVREQVAPGL; encoded by the coding sequence ATGGAGAACACCGCCGCGCACCCCTGGACCAAGAACTACCAGCCGGGCGTCCCGGCCGAGATCGAGCTGCCCACCGAATCCCTGAGCGCGATGTTCGAGCGTTCCGTCGCCGAGGCCGGGGACAGTCCCGCCACCGAGTTCTTCGGGAAGCGCACCAGCTACCGCGAGCTCGGCGAGCAGGTGGAACGCGCCGCCGAGGGCCTGCGCCGGCTCGGCGTTCGCGCCGGGGACCGGGTCGCGCTGATCCTGCCCAACTGCCCGCAACACGTTATTGCCTTCTATGCGGTGCTGCGGCTGGGCGCGGTGGTCGTTGAGCACAACCCGCTCTACACCTCGCGCGAACTGCGCCACCAATTTGAGGACCACCAGGCCCGCGTCGTCATCGCCTGGGACAAGGCGGCCGAATCGGTGCGTCAGTTCCCGAAGGACATGCGCATCGACACCGTGGTCTCGGTGAACCTGCTCGAAGCCTTCCCGGCCGTGAAGCGCATGGCGCTTAACCTGCCAGTGAAGAAGCTCCGCGCCTCCAAGGCCGCGCTGACCGCGCCCGCCCCCGGGACCATGGCCTTCAAGGACCTGCTCAAGGCCGAGCGGATCGATGCCGCCCATCCGCGCCCGGGCGTGGAGGACCTCGCGGTCATCCAATACACCTCCGGGACCACGGGAAGGCCCAAGGGTGCGATGCTCACCCACTTCAACCTGTACTCCAACGCCCTGCAGGGCGAGGCCTGGATGGCCGGGGCGCGGGAACGCCAGGAGATTCTCTACGCGATCCTGCCGATGTTCCACGCGTTCGGCATGACCCTGTACCTGACCTTCGGCGTGAAAAAGCAGGGCCTGCTGGTGCTCTTCCCCAAGTTCGACCCCGACCTGGTGCTTCAGGCCATGAAGAAGTCACCGGCCACCGTGTACTGCGCCGTCCCGCCGATCTACGAGCGCACGGCCATGGCTGCGAAGGCCAAGGGCGTGTCGCTGCGCTCGGCCAAGTACTGCATTTCCGGGGCCATGAACCTGCCCGATTCAGTCGTAGAGCTGTGGGAGTCGGTTTCGGGAGGTCTGTTGGTGGAGGGCTACGGGATGACCGAGTCCTCCCCGGTGGCCCTGGGCAACCCCTTCCACCCGACCCGGCGCACCGGGACCATCGGGGTGCCGTTCCCCTCGACGGGCATGAAGGTCGTGGACTTGGATGACCCGTCGATCGAGGTGGCCCAGGGCGAGCCCGGCGAGTTGCTGCTAAAAGGCCCACAGGTGTTCGCCGGTTATTGGAACAACCCGGAGGAGACTGCCAAGACGCTCACCGCCGACGGCTGGTTGCGCACCGGGGACGTGGTGACGGTTGATGCCGAGGGCTTCACCACGATCGTGGACCGGGCCAAGGAACTGATCATCACCGGCGGCTTCAACGTCTCACCCACCGAGGTCGAGTCCGTGCTGCGCGCCCACCCGGACGTGCGCGACGCAGCCGCGTTCGGCAAGGCGTTGGAACGCGGCAGGGAAATGGTGGTTGCCGCCGTGGAACTCGAGCCCGGGACAGAACTGGACGAGGAAGGCCTGCGCGAGCACTGCCGCGGACAGCTGGCGGGCTACAAGGTGCCCAAGCGGATCGTGGCCATCGAGGCGATGCCGCGCTCGATGCTCGGCAAGATCCTGCGCAAGCAGGTCCGTGAGCAGGTCGCACCCGGCCTGTAG
- a CDS encoding 4a-hydroxytetrahydrobiopterin dehydratase, whose protein sequence is MPAKDVLTLEQVQANLLQLPQWRYGMGALRTALKCESSASALALFSTIGALAQEANHHPDVDWRYDTLFITLTSHDAGSRVSARDAALARSISAQAQNSGAVAKPELLRVVEIAIDTDDEDAISETWRTALGYKRQKDGSLADPFGRGPALWFQKTATPNANRFHLDITVPHSESSPILSELEATGAALDPEAAPRFVVATDAQGNRLCLCTEEGREIDGSPVDGQ, encoded by the coding sequence ATGCCCGCAAAAGACGTTCTGACACTCGAACAAGTCCAGGCGAATCTGCTGCAACTGCCGCAGTGGCGCTACGGAATGGGTGCACTGCGCACAGCGTTGAAGTGCGAGTCCTCGGCCTCCGCCCTGGCGCTGTTCTCCACCATTGGCGCCCTGGCGCAGGAAGCCAACCACCACCCGGACGTTGATTGGCGTTACGACACGTTGTTCATCACCCTGACCTCGCACGATGCAGGAAGCAGGGTGAGTGCGCGCGATGCGGCGCTGGCCCGGTCGATCTCCGCCCAGGCGCAGAACTCCGGCGCCGTGGCCAAGCCTGAACTGCTGCGCGTGGTGGAGATCGCCATCGACACCGACGACGAGGACGCCATCTCGGAAACCTGGCGCACGGCGCTGGGCTACAAGCGGCAGAAGGACGGCAGCCTGGCCGACCCCTTCGGCCGGGGACCGGCCCTGTGGTTCCAAAAGACCGCCACGCCCAACGCCAACCGTTTCCACCTGGACATCACGGTGCCGCACAGTGAAAGTTCGCCCATCCTCAGCGAGTTGGAAGCCACCGGCGCTGCCCTGGACCCCGAGGCCGCCCCCAGGTTTGTGGTGGCCACCGATGCGCAGGGCAACAGGCTATGCCTGTGCACCGAGGAAGGCCGCGAAATCGACGGCTCTCCCGTGGATGGCCAGTAG
- a CDS encoding DMT family transporter — MSWFILIVSGVLEAVWATALGKSEGLSRLVPTVVFAVGLVLSMAGLAYAMKELPLGTAYAVWVGIGATLTVVYAMATGTETISILKVLFLLMIIGGVVGLKSLHA; from the coding sequence ATGTCTTGGTTTATTCTCATTGTTTCCGGTGTTCTCGAAGCCGTTTGGGCCACCGCGTTGGGTAAATCCGAAGGGTTAAGCCGGTTGGTTCCTACCGTTGTATTCGCCGTGGGACTGGTGTTGAGCATGGCCGGCCTGGCCTATGCGATGAAGGAACTGCCACTCGGTACCGCCTATGCGGTATGGGTCGGAATCGGTGCGACGCTGACGGTCGTTTACGCGATGGCCACTGGCACCGAGACGATCTCGATCCTGAAAGTGCTCTTTCTGCTGATGATCATTGGCGGCGTTGTTGGCCTCAAGTCCCTTCACGCCTGA
- the panD gene encoding aspartate 1-decarboxylase, with protein MQRTMFKSKIHRATVTHADLHYVGSITIDADLLDAADILPGELVSIVDVTNGARLETYTIAGERGSGVIGINGAAAHLVNVGDLVIIITYASMTNAEARAFKPSVVHVDEHNAIRALGTDPAEALADGLETPPFAIFADA; from the coding sequence ATGCAGCGCACCATGTTCAAGTCCAAGATCCACCGCGCCACGGTCACGCACGCGGACCTGCACTACGTCGGATCCATCACCATCGACGCCGACCTTTTGGACGCGGCTGACATCCTTCCCGGGGAACTGGTCTCGATCGTGGACGTCACCAACGGCGCCCGGCTGGAGACCTACACGATTGCCGGGGAGCGCGGTTCGGGGGTCATCGGCATCAACGGCGCCGCCGCCCACCTGGTCAACGTGGGGGACCTGGTCATCATCATCACCTACGCCTCCATGACCAACGCCGAGGCCCGCGCCTTCAAGCCCTCCGTGGTGCACGTGGACGAACACAACGCCATCCGCGCGCTGGGCACCGACCCCGCCGAGGCGCTCGCCGACGGCCTGGAAACCCCGCCCTTCGCCATCTTCGCCGACGCCTGA
- a CDS encoding metallophosphoesterase family protein — translation MKKSLSAALALAVLATPLLATPAGATTASANSTVGTRDAQPGFRVLPYLQNPKPDAMTISWISETADPGTLSFTGPGIGNGKGKGAGNQRVLTSTPKYMPLMEYTQKELDQSISGLVKGSWLKANTNYKHTLTVEGLKAGKDYDYTVDQGGKRHEGTFTTAPDAESWEDLRLIAFSDSETEPTGRVEHREWELNPVNGYTPDSEQRPGSDSVWAQKFGSTTRYGDFTLRYPLSQDTAMRENMAAIEAADPDLMLIAGDLVQGAGYQPAWDEFFGYFAGEHGDLASNVPLVTALGNWETYAGINGGYGSPADQSPAVISRNKYLSYFDNDGDAANPAAKGSYYRTDHGPVTVLTLDSTNGEPDENTKTGTLSGEPFSGDDSNLTAENLSTDTQGEFTDADYDKAYTELFAGTTAEDSDLPNMSVGGEQWKWAEKQLAEAREQGQIVIVQFHHAAYSSGVHGTPPNHEHADNQSGTAMRAYSPLFEKYGVATVLSGHDEMFERSWVDGDGDGQGFHSYDVGVASDGLRGEQQVKNEKGEYEPLRFNTHSKWSAAANQPETWATDENGTPQLLDGGLHYGHLQIDITRQGDGAKIKLSPIYLFPILDEDYNLVKTERRVYDDVVEFAVGADGTAKK, via the coding sequence ATGAAGAAGTCCCTGTCCGCTGCCCTGGCACTTGCCGTTCTGGCCACGCCCCTGCTGGCCACGCCGGCCGGCGCCACCACAGCATCGGCCAACAGCACCGTCGGCACCCGCGACGCCCAGCCCGGCTTCCGAGTTCTGCCCTACCTGCAGAACCCGAAGCCGGATGCCATGACCATCAGCTGGATCAGCGAAACCGCCGACCCGGGAACCCTGAGCTTCACCGGTCCGGGCATCGGCAACGGCAAGGGCAAGGGCGCGGGCAACCAACGGGTGCTCACCTCGACCCCGAAGTACATGCCGCTGATGGAATACACCCAGAAGGAACTGGACCAAAGCATCAGCGGCCTGGTGAAGGGTTCCTGGCTCAAGGCCAACACCAACTACAAGCACACGCTCACCGTCGAGGGACTGAAGGCCGGCAAGGACTACGACTACACGGTGGACCAGGGCGGCAAGCGCCATGAGGGCACCTTCACCACCGCACCCGACGCCGAGTCCTGGGAAGACCTGCGGCTGATCGCGTTCTCTGACTCCGAGACCGAACCCACGGGCCGCGTCGAGCACCGCGAGTGGGAACTGAACCCGGTCAACGGCTACACGCCCGACTCCGAACAGCGTCCCGGAAGCGATTCCGTCTGGGCGCAGAAGTTCGGCTCCACCACCCGCTACGGCGACTTCACGCTTCGCTACCCGCTCAGCCAGGACACCGCGATGCGCGAGAACATGGCGGCGATCGAGGCGGCCGACCCGGATTTGATGCTCATCGCAGGCGACCTGGTCCAGGGCGCGGGCTACCAGCCTGCCTGGGACGAATTCTTTGGCTACTTCGCCGGCGAACACGGCGACCTTGCCTCCAACGTCCCGCTGGTGACGGCGCTGGGCAACTGGGAGACCTATGCGGGGATCAACGGCGGCTACGGCTCGCCCGCCGACCAGTCGCCCGCGGTCATTTCCCGGAACAAGTACCTCTCCTACTTCGACAACGACGGGGACGCCGCCAACCCGGCGGCCAAGGGCTCCTACTACCGCACCGACCACGGGCCGGTGACGGTGCTGACCCTGGACTCGACCAATGGCGAACCGGACGAGAACACCAAGACCGGCACCCTCTCCGGCGAACCCTTCTCCGGGGACGATTCCAACCTCACGGCGGAGAACCTCTCCACCGACACCCAGGGCGAGTTCACCGACGCCGACTACGACAAGGCCTACACCGAACTCTTCGCTGGCACCACCGCGGAGGATTCCGACCTGCCCAACATGTCGGTCGGCGGCGAACAGTGGAAGTGGGCCGAGAAGCAGCTGGCCGAGGCCCGCGAACAGGGACAGATCGTGATCGTCCAGTTCCACCACGCCGCCTACTCCTCGGGCGTGCACGGAACGCCGCCGAACCACGAACACGCTGACAACCAGTCCGGCACCGCAATGCGCGCCTACTCCCCGCTCTTTGAGAAGTACGGGGTGGCCACGGTGCTCTCCGGCCACGACGAGATGTTCGAGCGCTCCTGGGTCGACGGCGACGGCGACGGGCAGGGCTTCCACTCCTACGACGTGGGCGTCGCCTCCGACGGGCTGCGCGGCGAGCAGCAGGTGAAAAACGAGAAGGGCGAGTACGAGCCGCTGCGCTTCAACACCCACTCGAAGTGGTCCGCCGCGGCCAACCAGCCCGAGACCTGGGCCACCGACGAGAACGGAACCCCGCAGCTTCTTGACGGCGGCCTGCACTACGGCCACCTGCAGATCGACATCACCCGGCAGGGCGACGGGGCGAAGATCAAGCTCAGCCCCATCTACCTCTTCCCGATCTTGGACGAGGACTACAACCTGGTCAAGACCGAACGCCGCGTCTACGACGACGTCGTGGAATTCGCCGTCGGCGCCGACGGAACCGCCAAGAAGTAG
- a CDS encoding PQQ-dependent sugar dehydrogenase, translated as MKHVRAASLFAAGLGIAVLLGACTPAPPTGPGPSTPPPSPSLSASGTATSAPLRDPAPAGTPRAVATGLQAPWSVVFRNGTPLLSERDSARILELAEDGTTREIGTVPGVRHGGEGGLLGLAVDSRDRLYVYSTAAGGNRIQRFELTGAPGSLALGSPETILEGIPAAGVHNGGRLAFGPDGMLYATAGDASEGGSAQDLDSLGGKILRMTAEGAVPPDNPFPGSLVYSYGHRNPQGLAWAKDGTMFAAEFGQNTWDELNIITPGANYGWPRVEGIADEEGFTNPVQQWEPGAASPSGMVHVDGTLFIANLRGTVLRQVPVADPSTSTEHYNGEFGRIRDVAVSPDGELWILTNNTDGRGNPGPDDDRILGVRLDRG; from the coding sequence ATGAAACATGTACGCGCGGCCTCGCTGTTCGCGGCCGGGCTGGGGATCGCCGTCCTGCTGGGGGCCTGCACCCCGGCGCCACCGACCGGCCCGGGCCCCTCCACGCCCCCGCCTTCTCCGTCCCTCTCCGCATCCGGGACGGCCACCTCGGCACCGCTCCGGGATCCGGCGCCGGCGGGCACCCCGCGGGCGGTGGCCACGGGCCTGCAGGCGCCTTGGTCGGTGGTGTTCCGCAACGGAACCCCGCTTCTCAGCGAACGCGACTCCGCCCGCATCCTTGAACTTGCCGAGGACGGCACGACGCGCGAGATCGGAACCGTCCCCGGCGTCCGGCACGGCGGGGAGGGCGGTTTGCTGGGCCTTGCCGTCGATTCGCGGGACCGCCTGTACGTGTATTCGACCGCGGCCGGGGGCAACCGGATCCAGCGCTTCGAGCTGACCGGTGCGCCCGGGTCGCTGGCCCTGGGCAGCCCCGAGACAATTCTGGAGGGAATCCCCGCGGCAGGCGTCCACAACGGCGGGCGCCTGGCCTTCGGCCCCGACGGGATGCTCTACGCCACGGCGGGCGATGCCTCAGAGGGCGGCAGCGCGCAGGATCTGGACTCCCTGGGCGGCAAGATCCTCAGGATGACCGCCGAGGGAGCGGTGCCACCGGACAATCCGTTCCCCGGCTCGCTGGTCTACAGCTACGGGCACCGCAACCCGCAGGGCCTGGCCTGGGCGAAGGACGGCACCATGTTCGCCGCCGAATTCGGGCAAAACACCTGGGACGAACTGAACATCATCACCCCGGGCGCCAACTACGGCTGGCCGCGGGTCGAGGGCATCGCCGACGAGGAGGGCTTCACCAACCCCGTGCAGCAGTGGGAACCCGGTGCCGCGAGCCCCAGCGGCATGGTGCACGTGGACGGGACGCTGTTCATCGCGAACCTGCGCGGTACGGTGCTGCGCCAGGTGCCCGTCGCCGACCCCTCCACTTCCACCGAACACTACAACGGCGAGTTCGGAAGGATCCGCGACGTGGCAGTGTCCCCGGACGGGGAACTCTGGATTCTCACCAACAACACCGACGGGCGGGGCAACCCCGGCCCCGACGACGACCGCATCCTGGGCGTTCGCCTGGACCGGGGGTAG
- the moeB gene encoding molybdopterin-synthase adenylyltransferase MoeB: MSQTLVENNMAMLPPLVEPGPPLIAEELERYSRHALMPEIGLEGQRRLRNAKVLVIGAGGLGSPALLYLAAAGVGTLGIVDDDTVELSNLQRQVIHGVHDIGRTKLESARESIAAINPGVEIVLHPVRLDSTNVLEIFAGYDVILDGADNFATRYLVNDAAALLGKPYVWGSILRFDGQVSVFWAKHGPNYRDLYPEPPAAGTVPSCAEGGVFGMLCASIGAMMVTEAVKLITGVGETLLGRLLVFDALGARWRELRIARDPEASPITELIDYGSFCGISAPGNREEADEALIGVGELADRLAARDTGAADFLLLDVREPVEFEISRIPGSVLVPLAGIKDGSALDGIPRGVPLILHCKSGVRSGQALDALRSAGYGDVVHLSGGIDAWATMA; the protein is encoded by the coding sequence TTGAGTCAGACGCTCGTCGAAAACAACATGGCAATGTTGCCGCCCCTCGTGGAACCGGGGCCGCCCCTGATCGCCGAGGAACTCGAACGCTACTCCCGCCATGCCCTCATGCCGGAGATCGGGCTCGAGGGACAGCGCCGGCTGCGCAACGCCAAGGTGCTGGTCATCGGCGCCGGCGGCCTGGGCTCGCCCGCGCTGCTGTATCTGGCCGCCGCCGGGGTGGGAACGCTGGGGATCGTCGATGACGACACCGTTGAACTGAGCAACTTGCAGCGCCAGGTGATCCACGGGGTCCACGACATCGGCCGCACCAAGCTGGAGTCCGCCCGCGAATCGATTGCAGCCATCAACCCCGGGGTGGAGATCGTGCTGCATCCGGTGCGGCTGGATTCGACCAATGTGCTGGAGATCTTCGCCGGCTACGACGTCATCCTGGACGGCGCGGACAACTTTGCCACGCGCTATCTGGTCAACGACGCCGCGGCGCTGCTGGGCAAGCCCTACGTCTGGGGTTCGATCCTGCGCTTCGATGGACAGGTGAGCGTCTTCTGGGCGAAGCACGGCCCGAATTACCGCGATCTCTATCCGGAGCCTCCGGCGGCGGGCACTGTCCCCTCCTGCGCGGAGGGCGGTGTCTTCGGGATGCTGTGTGCCTCGATCGGGGCCATGATGGTGACGGAGGCCGTCAAGCTCATCACCGGCGTGGGCGAGACCCTGCTGGGCCGGCTGCTGGTCTTCGATGCGCTCGGCGCACGCTGGCGCGAACTGCGCATCGCCCGGGACCCGGAGGCCTCCCCGATCACCGAACTCATCGACTACGGGAGCTTCTGCGGCATCTCCGCGCCCGGGAACCGGGAAGAGGCGGACGAGGCCCTGATCGGGGTCGGGGAGCTGGCCGACCGGTTGGCCGCCAGGGATACGGGGGCAGCGGACTTCCTGCTGCTCGATGTGCGCGAGCCGGTGGAATTCGAAATCTCCCGCATCCCCGGGTCCGTGCTGGTGCCCCTCGCGGGAATCAAGGACGGATCCGCGCTGGACGGGATTCCCCGCGGCGTGCCGCTGATCCTGCACTGCAAGTCCGGGGTCCGCTCCGGACAGGCGCTCGATGCCCTGCGCTCCGCCGGCTACGGAGACGTGGTGCACCTCAGTGGCGGGATCGATGCGTGGGCAACCATGGCTTGA
- a CDS encoding NAD(P)-dependent alcohol dehydrogenase, with protein sequence MLQVNAYAAPSATKDLVPTLIDRREVGAHDVLISIKYSGICHSDIHTVRGEWGEQQYPLVPGHEITGIVTEVGASVTRHAVGDRVGVGCMVNSCRECVHCRAGEEQYCLLGNIGTYGATDVDGTITQGGYATAVVVNEDFVVNIPAALELDVAAPLLCAGITTYSPLRHWGAGPGKKVAVIGLGGLGHMAVKIAHAMGAEVTVLSRTLKKQEDGLKLGAENYFATENPETFEVLAGSFDLIINTVSAGIDISAFLQLLALDGALVNVGAPAEPLPVNVFSLITGRRSFAGSMIGGIRETQEMLDFCAGHRIAAEVEVIAAEDINKAYERVLASDVHYRFVIDAATLA encoded by the coding sequence ATGCTTCAAGTCAACGCCTACGCCGCACCGTCCGCCACGAAAGACCTCGTTCCCACCCTCATCGACCGCCGCGAGGTCGGGGCGCACGATGTGCTGATCAGTATCAAGTACTCCGGGATCTGCCACTCGGACATTCACACCGTCCGCGGGGAATGGGGCGAACAGCAGTACCCGCTGGTCCCGGGCCACGAGATCACCGGAATCGTCACCGAGGTCGGAGCCTCGGTGACCCGGCATGCAGTGGGCGACCGCGTGGGCGTTGGCTGCATGGTCAACTCCTGCCGCGAATGCGTCCACTGCCGCGCCGGCGAGGAGCAGTACTGCCTGTTGGGCAACATCGGGACCTACGGCGCCACGGATGTCGACGGAACCATCACCCAGGGTGGCTACGCCACGGCCGTGGTGGTGAACGAGGACTTCGTGGTGAACATCCCCGCCGCCCTGGAACTCGACGTCGCCGCTCCCCTGCTGTGCGCCGGCATCACCACCTACTCCCCACTGCGCCACTGGGGCGCCGGACCGGGCAAGAAGGTCGCGGTGATTGGTCTGGGCGGACTCGGGCACATGGCGGTCAAGATTGCCCATGCCATGGGCGCGGAGGTCACCGTGCTGTCGCGGACGCTCAAAAAGCAGGAAGACGGCCTGAAGCTGGGTGCCGAGAACTACTTCGCCACGGAAAACCCCGAGACGTTCGAGGTGCTCGCCGGATCCTTCGACCTGATCATCAACACCGTCAGCGCCGGTATCGACATCAGCGCCTTCCTGCAGCTGCTGGCCCTTGACGGCGCGCTGGTCAACGTCGGCGCCCCGGCCGAACCGCTGCCGGTCAACGTGTTTTCACTGATTACCGGCCGGCGCTCGTTTGCCGGTTCGATGATCGGCGGCATCCGCGAGACCCAGGAAATGCTGGACTTCTGCGCCGGGCACCGGATCGCCGCCGAGGTCGAGGTCATCGCGGCCGAGGACATCAACAAGGCCTACGAGCGCGTGCTCGCCTCCGATGTCCACTACCGCTTCGTCATCGACGCGGCAACGCTGGCCTAG